One Echinicola strongylocentroti DNA window includes the following coding sequences:
- a CDS encoding YqjF family protein — protein sequence MSIKELLQIKNHRPWTLPQGGWKYYQEWNDAIFLHWQVEEQELRKWVPDTLEIDLFEGKAWVSVVAFDMERIRPKVLPAFSPISNFHEINIRTYVNYKGKQGVYFLSIEGSKRLSCQMAKSLSALPYRYSVMKRKQGMYRSTNDPLEDRLHLDFEIGASVKQKSQLEWWLMERYALFQDSPGAINAYEIHHAPWPAKKVTLTSIELNYPRFSELFSGRPDLCHYSSGVQVLAWGNEKYLSENVALESNGN from the coding sequence ATGAGTATAAAAGAACTGCTTCAAATCAAAAACCACCGTCCATGGACACTTCCGCAAGGAGGCTGGAAGTATTACCAAGAGTGGAATGATGCCATTTTTTTGCATTGGCAAGTAGAAGAACAGGAACTAAGGAAATGGGTTCCTGATACATTGGAAATAGACTTGTTTGAAGGAAAGGCCTGGGTTTCTGTGGTAGCTTTCGATATGGAGCGGATTAGGCCAAAAGTACTCCCTGCTTTCTCACCGATATCTAATTTTCATGAAATCAATATCCGCACTTACGTCAATTACAAAGGAAAACAAGGCGTATATTTTTTGAGTATAGAAGGCAGCAAAAGATTATCCTGTCAAATGGCCAAGAGTCTTTCCGCTTTGCCTTATCGGTATTCGGTGATGAAAAGGAAGCAGGGAATGTATCGGTCCACGAATGATCCATTAGAAGATAGGTTACATTTAGATTTTGAAATAGGTGCATCAGTAAAACAAAAAAGTCAACTGGAATGGTGGCTGATGGAAAGATACGCCCTGTTTCAGGATAGCCCTGGCGCAATCAATGCTTACGAAATCCATCATGCACCATGGCCAGCTAAGAAAGTAACGTTAACATCCATCGAGCTAAATTACCCACGATTCAGCGAGCTTTTCTCTGGTCGTCCTGACTTGTGTCATTATTCCAGTGGGGTACAGGTTTTGGCATGGGGCAATGAAAAATATCTTAGCGAAAATGTAGCACTGGAAAGTAATGGGAATTAA
- a CDS encoding thiolase family protein, with amino-acid sequence MEAYIINGYRTAVGKAKKGGFRFYRPDDLAVDVIKELIADTPGLEPDMVDDLIVGNAVPEAEQGMQMGRMISLMALGKVVPGFIVNRYCGSGLEAIALATAKIKSGMADCIIAGGTESMSMVPMMGYKTALNWKIASEHPDYYLSMGLTAEELAKDYNISREDADQFAVTSHERAISAIKEGRFKDEIVPIQVEETYVDESGKRQTRSFTVDTDEGPRPGTSMDVLGGLKPAFKQGGQVTAGNSSQTSDGAAFTLVMSERMVKELNLEPVARLVSYAVAGVDPRIMGIGPKEAVPKALKQAGMKMNDISLVELNEAFAAQALAVIRELDMNHEIVNVNGGAVALGHPLGCTGAKLTIQMINELRRRNQKYGMVTACVGGGQGVAGVVELLK; translated from the coding sequence ATGGAAGCTTACATAATCAATGGATATAGAACAGCAGTGGGAAAAGCCAAGAAAGGTGGATTCCGCTTTTATAGGCCGGATGATCTGGCCGTGGATGTGATCAAAGAGTTGATCGCCGATACACCTGGCCTGGAGCCCGACATGGTGGATGACCTGATCGTGGGCAATGCCGTGCCGGAAGCAGAGCAGGGAATGCAGATGGGAAGGATGATTTCCCTGATGGCATTGGGCAAGGTGGTGCCGGGATTTATCGTCAACCGATATTGTGGTTCTGGCTTGGAGGCCATCGCCCTGGCCACGGCAAAGATCAAATCTGGTATGGCGGACTGTATCATCGCAGGAGGTACCGAGTCCATGTCCATGGTACCGATGATGGGTTACAAGACAGCGCTCAACTGGAAAATCGCTTCTGAACATCCCGACTATTACCTCAGCATGGGGCTGACCGCTGAGGAATTGGCCAAAGACTACAATATCTCCCGGGAAGATGCGGATCAGTTTGCCGTGACTTCTCACGAGCGTGCCATCAGCGCCATCAAAGAAGGAAGGTTTAAGGACGAAATAGTTCCGATCCAAGTGGAGGAAACCTATGTGGACGAATCAGGCAAACGGCAGACGAGATCCTTTACCGTGGATACTGACGAAGGTCCGCGGCCAGGAACGAGCATGGATGTGTTGGGAGGCCTAAAACCAGCCTTCAAGCAAGGAGGACAAGTCACTGCAGGCAATTCCTCGCAGACATCGGATGGTGCGGCCTTTACCTTGGTGATGTCCGAGCGGATGGTCAAAGAGCTCAATTTGGAGCCAGTGGCTCGACTGGTGAGCTATGCCGTGGCGGGTGTGGATCCTCGCATCATGGGCATCGGCCCGAAAGAAGCCGTGCCAAAAGCATTGAAGCAGGCAGGAATGAAAATGAACGATATCAGTTTGGTAGAGCTGAATGAGGCCTTCGCCGCGCAGGCACTTGCCGTGATCCGCGAACTCGACATGAACCACGAAATCGTCAATGTAAATGGTGGTGCCGTAGCACTTGGTCATCCACTGGGCTGCACAGGAGCCAAGCTCACCATCCAAATGATCAATGAACTACGCCGAAGAAATCAAAAATACGGCATGGTCACCGCCTGCGTCGGAGGCGGCCAAGGCGTAGCCGGAGTGGTGGAGTTGCTGAAGTAA
- a CDS encoding FMN-dependent NADH-azoreductase, with amino-acid sequence MKKVLIINASVRNERSHSRKLARLFMENWQEKNPADSFTNREVGLSEIPPVDEGWIASAFIDPEARNSENQKGVAFSNELIKELKGHDVYVIATPMYNWSIPSGLKAYIDQVMRINETWKFRSGQPDGDYVGLLKNKQLFILSSRGDTGYGEGEKNGHMNYQTTYLKFIFGMMGVKNASVISLDNEEFGGDRFEKSKLAIYQKIKAI; translated from the coding sequence ATGAAAAAGGTATTGATCATTAACGCTAGCGTCAGGAATGAAAGATCACATAGCCGTAAGCTGGCGCGATTGTTCATGGAAAATTGGCAAGAAAAAAATCCAGCTGATTCCTTTACCAACAGAGAAGTAGGGCTAAGTGAAATTCCCCCAGTGGATGAAGGCTGGATAGCCAGTGCTTTCATCGATCCTGAAGCAAGAAATAGCGAAAACCAAAAAGGAGTGGCTTTCAGCAATGAGCTGATAAAAGAACTAAAAGGCCACGATGTCTACGTAATCGCCACTCCCATGTACAATTGGTCTATTCCAAGCGGGCTGAAAGCCTATATTGATCAGGTCATGAGGATCAACGAAACGTGGAAATTCCGTTCGGGGCAGCCAGATGGAGACTACGTGGGCTTGTTGAAAAACAAGCAATTGTTCATTCTTTCCAGCAGAGGTGACACCGGCTATGGTGAAGGGGAAAAGAATGGGCACATGAATTATCAAACGACCTATTTGAAATTTATTTTTGGAATGATGGGAGTAAAGAATGCTAGCGTTATTTCCTTGGATAATGAAGAATTTGGAGGTGATCGATTTGAAAAATCCAAACTGGCGATTTATCAGAAAATCAAGGCAATCTAG
- a CDS encoding metallophosphoesterase, producing the protein MRRRKFIRNIALGSMGVGALTTGYAYKLEPFWLEFVHRSMPVANLPESLIGKTVMQISDIHVGNRFDYRYIIDSFQKAQQYDPDFVVYTGDYITYEGEEQFRQLAEVMKFVVKGRFGTVGILGNHDYGKNWSEQHVADTVTKVLSNSGIEVLSNEQQTFNGLNIIGLDDYWGLNFGPSDLMGKIDDQMANLVLCHNPDVCDLDVWNGYRGWILSGHTHGGQCKPPFLPPPLLPVENKQYSSGQIELGDGRRLYINRALGHLWQIRFNVRPEITLFRLESANPG; encoded by the coding sequence GTGAGAAGAAGAAAATTCATTAGAAACATAGCTCTGGGGAGTATGGGCGTTGGTGCGCTGACTACTGGCTATGCGTATAAGTTGGAGCCATTTTGGTTGGAATTTGTGCATAGGAGCATGCCTGTTGCCAATTTGCCGGAAAGCCTTATAGGAAAAACGGTGATGCAAATCAGTGATATTCATGTAGGAAACCGATTTGATTACCGTTACATCATTGATTCATTTCAGAAAGCTCAACAGTATGATCCTGATTTTGTGGTGTATACTGGTGACTATATAACTTACGAAGGTGAGGAACAGTTTCGACAGTTAGCTGAAGTGATGAAATTTGTAGTAAAGGGGCGATTTGGTACAGTGGGGATTTTGGGAAACCATGATTATGGCAAAAACTGGTCAGAGCAGCATGTAGCCGATACAGTAACAAAAGTACTTTCAAATTCAGGGATAGAGGTATTAAGCAATGAACAACAAACATTCAATGGTTTAAACATAATAGGTTTGGATGATTATTGGGGACTTAATTTTGGTCCGTCAGATTTGATGGGAAAGATAGATGACCAAATGGCCAATTTGGTGCTGTGCCATAATCCAGATGTTTGTGATTTAGACGTATGGAATGGCTATAGAGGATGGATTCTTTCTGGCCATACGCATGGTGGTCAGTGCAAACCACCGTTTTTGCCACCACCTTTATTACCAGTGGAGAATAAACAGTATTCTTCAGGGCAAATAGAGCTGGGTGATGGGCGCAGGTTATACATTAACAGAGCACTAGGCCACTTATGGCAAATTCGCTTCAATGTCAGGCCAGAAATTACCCTCTTTCGGTTGGAGAGTGCTAATCCGGGGTGA
- a CDS encoding acyl-CoA dehydrogenase family protein: MTTKNNTINGGEFLIRETDAKDIFIPADFSEEQRMMAQACQDFIDTEILPKAEEIDSMKNPDLVPGILKKAGELGLLGISVPEEFQGLGMSFNTSMLIADIIGAAGSFSTTYGAHTGIGTLPILFYGTEEQKQQYLPKLATGEWAACYCLTEPDAGSDANSGKAKATLTEDGKHYLLNGQKMWISNGGFADLFIVFAKIEDDKNLTAFIVEKDFGGITMNEEEKKMGIKGSSTRQVFFNDCKVPIANMLSDRQNGFKIAVNILNIGRVKLGAGVLGGCRQVIKNALGYSAERKQFGVSINTFGAMKSKLAEMAVKTYVSESLCYRLGQDIEDRIDALIAEGMEVNQAKLKGVEQFAMECAIAKIHGSEVLDYVVDQGVQIYGGMGYSADAPMERAYRDARISRIYEGTNEINRMLMIGMLLKRAMKGEINLFEPAKAVAGELTAVPSFDTVDTSQLFAGEKELLKKLKKVFLMIGGKAAMAFGPKIEEEQEVMMNLADIMIEIYAAESALLRTEKLAGLQGEEACKQQVAMVQVYLSEAVDIIQAAGKEAIASFTSGDEQKVMLMGLKRFTKADPVNTKALRRQIADHMIEKGKYPYFD, translated from the coding sequence ATGACAACAAAAAACAATACAATCAACGGTGGAGAGTTCCTTATTAGGGAGACGGATGCGAAGGACATTTTCATTCCTGCAGATTTCTCCGAGGAGCAGCGCATGATGGCGCAGGCGTGTCAGGATTTTATCGATACGGAGATTTTGCCGAAGGCGGAGGAAATCGATAGCATGAAAAATCCTGATTTGGTACCGGGAATATTGAAAAAAGCCGGTGAACTGGGACTGCTGGGCATTTCTGTACCAGAAGAATTCCAAGGCTTGGGCATGAGTTTTAATACGTCCATGCTGATTGCAGACATTATCGGTGCTGCGGGTTCTTTTTCGACTACCTATGGTGCACACACTGGGATCGGGACCTTGCCGATTTTGTTTTATGGTACCGAGGAGCAAAAGCAACAGTACCTACCAAAATTGGCCACTGGTGAATGGGCCGCATGCTACTGCCTCACCGAACCGGATGCCGGATCAGATGCCAATAGCGGCAAGGCCAAAGCCACGCTCACCGAAGATGGCAAACATTACTTGCTCAATGGTCAGAAGATGTGGATTTCCAATGGTGGCTTTGCCGATTTGTTTATTGTCTTTGCCAAGATCGAGGATGACAAGAACCTGACGGCTTTTATTGTGGAGAAGGATTTTGGAGGGATTACCATGAACGAAGAGGAAAAGAAGATGGGCATCAAAGGTTCATCTACCCGGCAGGTGTTTTTTAATGATTGCAAGGTGCCAATAGCAAACATGCTTTCCGATCGCCAAAACGGGTTTAAGATCGCTGTCAATATTCTCAATATCGGTCGTGTGAAGCTAGGAGCTGGCGTGCTGGGAGGCTGCAGGCAGGTGATCAAAAATGCCTTGGGCTATTCCGCGGAGCGTAAGCAATTTGGCGTAAGCATCAATACTTTTGGGGCCATGAAGTCCAAATTGGCCGAAATGGCGGTGAAGACGTATGTCAGCGAATCCCTTTGTTATCGTCTTGGTCAAGACATCGAAGACCGAATAGATGCACTTATCGCAGAAGGAATGGAGGTCAACCAAGCCAAGCTAAAAGGCGTGGAGCAGTTTGCGATGGAATGTGCCATTGCGAAGATTCATGGATCAGAGGTGCTGGATTATGTGGTGGATCAAGGAGTGCAGATCTATGGCGGCATGGGCTATTCCGCAGATGCGCCGATGGAGCGCGCTTATCGGGATGCACGGATATCACGCATCTATGAAGGAACCAATGAAATCAACCGCATGCTCATGATCGGGATGCTGCTAAAACGGGCGATGAAAGGAGAAATCAACCTTTTTGAGCCTGCCAAGGCGGTGGCGGGTGAGCTTACGGCCGTTCCATCTTTTGACACGGTGGACACCTCGCAGCTTTTTGCAGGGGAAAAAGAGCTGCTGAAGAAGCTGAAGAAGGTGTTCCTGATGATTGGCGGAAAGGCAGCGATGGCCTTCGGTCCAAAAATCGAAGAGGAGCAAGAGGTAATGATGAACTTGGCCGATATCATGATCGAAATCTATGCGGCAGAATCTGCTTTGCTACGCACCGAAAAACTGGCGGGACTTCAGGGAGAGGAGGCCTGTAAGCAACAAGTAGCCATGGTCCAAGTGTACCTTTCTGAAGCAGTGGATATCATCCAAGCAGCGGGCAAAGAGGCGATCGCTTCGTTCACCTCAGGAGATGAGCAGAAAGTGATGCTGATGGGCCTAAAGCGCTTCACCAAGGCAGATCCTGTAAACACCAAAGCCCTAAGAAGACAAATCGCCGATCACATGATCGAGAAAGGGAAGTATCCGTACTTCGATTAA
- a CDS encoding four helix bundle protein — MNNYKELNVWKRSIKLAVKIYSVTMGLPVEEKFGLISQMRRSAVSIPSNIAEGSGRNTDKEFSRFLSISYGSLCELETQIIISNELGFIKGVDAEYFAREIDELQKMTFSLINKFSA, encoded by the coding sequence ATGAATAATTATAAAGAATTGAATGTTTGGAAACGATCAATAAAACTGGCAGTTAAGATTTATAGCGTAACGATGGGGTTGCCAGTGGAAGAAAAATTTGGTTTGATTTCGCAAATGCGGAGGTCTGCCGTTTCTATTCCATCGAATATTGCTGAAGGATCAGGCAGAAATACGGATAAGGAATTTTCTAGGTTTTTGAGTATTTCTTATGGTTCATTGTGTGAACTGGAAACTCAAATAATCATTTCAAATGAACTTGGTTTTATTAAGGGTGTTGATGCTGAATATTTTGCGAGAGAAATAGATGAGTTACAAAAAATGACTTTTTCATTGATCAACAAATTTTCAGCCTGA
- a CDS encoding MarR family winged helix-turn-helix transcriptional regulator has protein sequence MKPEETVDFHIKSAWHAISRMYNQKAVEEGFTTSIGFVLININSHEGTPATKIAPLMGLESRSITRMLKSMEERGLICRRPDPDDKRSVRIFLSPEGKRKKEKSIETIQAFNHAIRDVVTKREMEIFFRVFEKINQVIEHQ, from the coding sequence ATGAAACCTGAAGAAACCGTAGATTTCCACATCAAATCTGCCTGGCATGCCATCTCGCGCATGTACAACCAGAAGGCAGTCGAAGAGGGATTTACCACCTCCATCGGGTTTGTACTTATCAATATCAATTCGCATGAAGGCACTCCTGCCACCAAGATAGCCCCGCTGATGGGGCTGGAGTCAAGGAGCATTACCCGCATGCTAAAATCCATGGAGGAGCGAGGCCTGATTTGCCGCAGGCCTGATCCTGATGACAAGCGATCGGTCCGTATTTTTCTGTCCCCTGAGGGCAAGCGGAAAAAGGAAAAATCCATCGAAACCATTCAAGCATTTAACCACGCCATCCGGGATGTGGTCACCAAAAGGGAAATGGAAATATTCTTTCGGGTTTTTGAAAAGATCAACCAAGTAATCGAGCATCAATAA
- a CDS encoding four helix bundle protein, translating into MHNFRNLKVWQKSVDFAVKIYLETKEFPKEEKFGMVSQMRRARVSVPSNIAEGSAKSSGKAFSNSLEISLGESYELETQLEISKRVGLLDEEKSSSLHEDLVEIQRMINGLKSKVES; encoded by the coding sequence ATGCATAATTTCAGAAACCTTAAAGTGTGGCAAAAGTCAGTTGACTTTGCTGTTAAAATCTATCTCGAAACAAAAGAGTTTCCAAAAGAGGAGAAATTTGGAATGGTTTCGCAAATGAGAAGGGCGCGAGTTTCTGTCCCTTCCAACATTGCTGAAGGAAGTGCGAAATCCTCTGGTAAAGCTTTTAGCAATTCATTGGAAATAAGCTTGGGTGAAAGCTACGAACTCGAAACACAACTGGAAATAAGCAAACGTGTAGGATTGCTGGATGAAGAAAAATCAAGTTCACTGCATGAAGATTTAGTAGAGATTCAACGCATGATTAACGGTCTGAAATCCAAAGTCGAGTCTTGA
- a CDS encoding 3-hydroxyacyl-CoA dehydrogenase/enoyl-CoA hydratase family protein has translation MKRAIQKVAILGSGVMGSRIACHFANIGVKVLLLDILPKEPTEAESKKGLTLEDKAVRNRPVNDALQKTLKSKPSPIYDKDFTDRIQTGNFEDDLPKINQYDWVIEVVVERLDIKQSLYEKVELHRKQGTLITSNTSGIPMQMLCEGRSEDFQTHFCGTHFFNPPRYLRLLEIIPGPKTDPAIIDFLMEYGDRFLGKETVLCKDTPAFIANRIGVYAMMSSMHIIEEMKMGVSEVDKLTGTVIGRAKSATFRTMDVVGLDTMVNVANNLSKALQKDESKDQFKLPKTVQFLSDKEWLGDKTGQGFFHMIRHKDGSKELKEIDLQTHEYKPAEKPKFKALEASKEINDLKKRIKFLVNFDDEAGEFYRATFYDLFRYCSLRIPEISDELYRIDQAVCAGFGWEYGPFENWDILGVKDTVQKMEDADQKPADWVYEMLEAGNDSFYRVENGHRQYYDIPSKSYKDIPGQQEFILLDTLKAANKKIWDNAGATIYDLGDDVIGLEFHTKMNSLGQEVIEGINTAITMAEKDYKGLVIGNEGPNFSAGANLAMLFMFAGDQEYDEINLMIAQFQKTMMRVRYSSVPVVVAPHNMALGGGCEMSLHADAVQAHAELYMGLVEFGVGVIPAGGGTKEMTLRFSNAIHSGDVEVNRLQEYFMNIAMAKVSTSAEEARGLGYLQAKDGITLNRKRQFAEAKDKVIELYDEGYTQPVQQTNIKVLGKTSLALFEAGITGMQYGSYISDHDAKIARKLAWVMSGGDLSQANEVSEQYLLDLEREAFLSLTGEKKTLERIQSILFKGKPLRN, from the coding sequence ATGAAGAGAGCCATTCAAAAAGTAGCCATTTTAGGTTCAGGAGTAATGGGATCCAGGATTGCCTGTCACTTTGCCAATATCGGCGTGAAGGTACTTTTGCTGGATATTTTGCCCAAAGAACCCACTGAAGCCGAAAGTAAAAAGGGACTGACACTGGAGGACAAAGCTGTCCGAAACAGACCGGTGAACGATGCCCTGCAAAAGACACTTAAGTCCAAGCCTTCTCCCATCTATGACAAGGACTTTACCGACCGTATCCAGACCGGTAATTTTGAAGATGACCTTCCCAAGATCAACCAGTACGACTGGGTGATCGAAGTGGTCGTGGAGCGATTGGACATCAAGCAGTCGCTGTATGAAAAAGTAGAACTGCACCGTAAGCAGGGAACCCTGATCACTTCCAATACCTCTGGCATTCCGATGCAGATGCTGTGCGAAGGCAGGAGTGAAGACTTCCAGACCCATTTCTGCGGGACACACTTTTTTAATCCCCCGCGCTATTTGAGGTTATTGGAAATTATCCCTGGCCCCAAAACCGATCCTGCTATCATCGATTTTCTGATGGAATATGGGGACCGTTTTCTCGGTAAAGAAACCGTGCTGTGCAAGGATACACCAGCATTTATCGCCAATCGTATCGGAGTCTATGCGATGATGTCCAGCATGCACATCATCGAAGAGATGAAAATGGGTGTTTCGGAAGTGGATAAGCTGACCGGCACGGTCATCGGTCGTGCCAAATCTGCCACCTTCCGCACCATGGATGTGGTGGGACTGGACACCATGGTCAATGTGGCCAATAACCTCAGCAAGGCCCTACAAAAAGATGAATCCAAAGACCAGTTTAAGCTACCAAAAACAGTCCAATTCCTCTCCGACAAAGAATGGTTGGGAGATAAAACGGGTCAAGGGTTCTTCCATATGATCCGCCACAAGGATGGCAGCAAAGAGCTGAAAGAAATCGATCTCCAGACGCACGAATATAAACCCGCCGAAAAGCCCAAATTCAAGGCCCTGGAAGCGTCAAAGGAAATCAATGACCTGAAGAAGCGGATCAAATTTTTGGTGAACTTTGATGACGAGGCGGGCGAGTTTTATCGGGCGACCTTTTACGACCTATTCCGTTATTGCTCGTTACGTATTCCGGAGATTTCGGATGAATTGTACCGCATCGATCAGGCCGTTTGTGCAGGATTTGGATGGGAATATGGACCATTCGAAAATTGGGATATCCTAGGTGTAAAGGATACGGTCCAGAAAATGGAGGATGCTGACCAGAAGCCTGCCGATTGGGTGTACGAAATGTTGGAGGCCGGAAATGACAGCTTCTATCGTGTCGAAAATGGCCATCGCCAGTATTATGATATCCCTTCCAAATCCTACAAGGACATTCCAGGTCAGCAGGAATTTATCCTCTTGGACACGCTCAAAGCTGCCAACAAAAAAATCTGGGATAATGCCGGTGCCACCATTTATGATTTGGGTGATGATGTGATCGGTTTGGAATTCCACACCAAAATGAATTCCCTCGGTCAAGAGGTGATCGAAGGCATCAATACAGCCATTACCATGGCAGAGAAGGATTATAAAGGCTTGGTGATCGGAAATGAAGGCCCCAATTTTTCTGCTGGCGCCAATCTGGCCATGTTGTTTATGTTTGCCGGAGATCAGGAATATGATGAGATCAATCTGATGATTGCCCAATTCCAGAAGACCATGATGCGTGTGCGCTACAGCAGTGTTCCGGTGGTCGTGGCTCCGCACAATATGGCTTTGGGCGGCGGCTGCGAGATGTCCCTGCATGCCGATGCCGTACAAGCACATGCCGAGCTGTATATGGGCTTGGTGGAGTTTGGCGTTGGGGTGATCCCTGCTGGAGGAGGCACCAAGGAAATGACCCTTCGTTTTTCCAATGCCATCCACAGTGGTGATGTGGAAGTGAATAGATTGCAAGAATACTTTATGAACATCGCCATGGCAAAAGTATCCACTTCTGCTGAAGAAGCTCGTGGCCTCGGTTACCTTCAGGCCAAAGATGGCATCACCCTTAACCGCAAGCGGCAATTTGCAGAAGCCAAAGACAAAGTCATCGAACTGTACGATGAAGGCTACACCCAACCCGTACAGCAAACCAATATTAAAGTACTGGGCAAAACCTCCCTGGCCTTGTTCGAAGCTGGGATCACGGGGATGCAATATGGCTCCTATATTTCTGACCACGATGCGAAGATTGCCAGAAAACTCGCTTGGGTCATGAGCGGCGGAGACCTGTCACAAGCCAATGAAGTCAGCGAACAGTATCTACTGGACCTGGAAAGGGAAGCCTTCCTCAGCCTTACCGGAGAGAAAAAAACCCTTGAGCGCATCCAAAGCATCCTTTTCAAGGGAAAACCACTTAGAAATTAG
- a CDS encoding Crp/Fnr family transcriptional regulator — MNDQLLKNIAKYVTLSPDEIDLFRTFWTEKTLLKGDYLLRNGEVSKSDNYVVTGALKAFYISDKGNEEILYFAIDDWWATDILSFQKQTPSIYTIQALEDTLLLQIHRDSFQEMLQRIPTLETYFRSILESYVGSLQQRIITSNSSNAEQNYIDFIEKYPKISAKVPQYLIASYLGVTPEFISRIRKRK; from the coding sequence ATGAATGATCAACTGCTCAAAAACATAGCAAAATACGTCACACTCAGTCCCGATGAGATTGATCTTTTTCGCACCTTCTGGACGGAGAAGACACTTCTGAAGGGAGACTATCTGCTGAGAAATGGAGAGGTGTCCAAAAGTGATAACTACGTGGTCACCGGCGCACTTAAGGCATTTTATATTTCAGATAAGGGCAATGAGGAGATTTTGTACTTTGCCATTGACGATTGGTGGGCGACAGACATCTTGAGTTTTCAAAAACAAACACCTTCCATTTACACTATTCAAGCATTGGAAGATACCTTGTTATTACAAATTCACCGTGATTCTTTTCAGGAAATGCTGCAACGCATTCCAACCTTAGAGACCTATTTTAGAAGTATTCTGGAGAGCTATGTGGGGAGTTTACAGCAGCGCATTATCACCAGCAATTCAAGTAATGCTGAACAGAACTATATTGATTTCATAGAGAAATATCCAAAAATATCGGCCAAAGTACCCCAATACCTGATAGCTTCTTACTTGGGTGTAACACCGGAATTTATCAGCCGCATAAGAAAAAGAAAGTAA